A section of the Veillonella criceti genome encodes:
- a CDS encoding phage tail protein produces the protein MGFIFGGGKSTTTRADKIGDFQINSASYGEVVPDILGTTRVSGNVIYWDDFTAHEHRQTQRTGKGGGSKHTSITYTYTVAAALALCEGPISGVGKVWVDKEIYDYPHPSIQLSLFRGTAGQAPWPYVQGKHPEKALPYSGLAYMAGVVDLGDRGSLPNYNFEVRGKLLNTGDGVDVNPADYILHVLKSAGMSDVQIDGLDNYRKYCAAADLLISSPPSMSAEKAQSIINDIADMTNAYLFWSNNKLKIEPLADEAIGGWSPDKQIKYDLTHDDLIPGSDGQLVLYSRKDSSECYNQASVEFINRANSYEKEVVSFEVVADVQRNGLRPASVKQAHYLYTKKRAMYLAEQLAMKQLYAKNQYTFRLDWAFCRLEPGDLVTLTDDICQLNKQVVVITAVNEANDGQLEITAVGKPPGTYAPAKYDVHENERPFVDYNQSAPSIINLSIIQAPGDIAGDELLLGVTAPNGWGGCNVWVSDSGDAYKQVGTINQKARMGKLVSVLTSTGTTCTVKMEHGELKSGTHLDAERGNTVCWLNGECLSYETATLQSNGTYVLAGLVRGQYGTSALSHSAGAEIVRIDEALFRAPYRSEDIGKKIYIKCTSMNIFGGQEQDLADVQVYTHVIGSYYIPEVSNLTLYTKYYDLGRGIKSYDVIATYTPPNISSFDTAEGWYREGNGDWKYGGTGNGQVVISGCELGKTYDVRIQVKDIHGNYSQGVTKSIQVVMKSEKPNTPQGFSVAFSDRAYFNWLEVRNADVDYYEVRSDMNPGEVDGLIGRSNNTTFSTDALTNRKGKIYLYAHNPVKGYSAPAIVEYNVPKPQQPQFVQAKAKLNGISIAFSAIPSSCKGANIYIDDEVHFVTANSTFIALEGGVYGVRVAYVDMFGEGEQTVEQLVTVELKIDAKYIDQEALGLVKIKTAINDIDNKVSQVSETGSNQYQAINNRITNIDNRVGLVSLETEQALNSLDSRIATSAKKIVSSEAGAINSRITQLDNAVDSRIDNKIANVNSRITQLDNMINATVANTKAGLQSQITQQAGLIDTAIKQVKATIIDATKPIDLNNYMDDGLYVVYQNIQVPNVQHRPDDLGNAFYLKVYSGVYKAQDITEFHGNTSWHRYYNEYGWTDWIKSSNDLGVKSMIETRVTQSADSITASVDNKLNEVNSRITLLDDTINATVANTKEGLQSQITQQAGLIDTAIKQVIATIIDATKPIDLNNYMDDGLYVVYQNIQVPNVQHRPDDLGNAFYLKVYSGVYKAQDITEFHGNTSWHRHYNENGWTGWIKSSNDLGVKSMIETRVTQSADSITASVDNKIANVNSRITLLDNTINTTVTNKVAQIASRFTQLSDSINFRIDSKVGKNEILSQINLSQETIKIAGKYIKIDGTTEFTNGVIVGRMLAAKSITADKLAINSLDAIVARIGLLRTKTSGARVEISDNLIQVFDDNNRLRVRMGIW, from the coding sequence ATGGGCTTTATATTTGGTGGTGGTAAGAGTACGACTACTAGAGCTGATAAAATTGGTGATTTCCAAATTAATAGTGCCTCGTACGGCGAGGTGGTGCCTGATATTTTAGGGACTACCCGTGTATCAGGCAATGTCATTTACTGGGATGATTTTACTGCACACGAGCACCGTCAAACACAACGGACTGGTAAAGGTGGTGGCTCAAAGCATACTAGTATTACTTACACCTATACAGTAGCAGCGGCCCTTGCATTATGTGAGGGCCCTATTAGCGGGGTGGGCAAAGTATGGGTAGATAAAGAAATCTATGACTATCCTCATCCTAGTATACAGTTGAGTCTATTTAGAGGGACTGCAGGGCAAGCCCCTTGGCCATACGTGCAAGGTAAACACCCTGAAAAGGCATTACCTTATTCAGGACTGGCCTATATGGCCGGCGTTGTTGATTTAGGTGATAGAGGGAGCTTGCCTAATTACAATTTTGAGGTACGAGGTAAGTTGCTCAATACTGGCGATGGTGTAGACGTTAATCCAGCTGATTATATCTTGCATGTGCTAAAAAGTGCAGGTATGAGTGATGTGCAGATTGATGGTTTGGATAACTATCGTAAATATTGTGCAGCAGCCGATTTATTAATATCGTCACCCCCAAGCATGTCAGCCGAAAAGGCACAATCTATTATCAATGACATTGCGGATATGACCAACGCCTATTTATTTTGGTCTAATAATAAATTAAAAATTGAGCCACTGGCTGATGAGGCTATCGGTGGATGGAGTCCAGATAAACAAATTAAGTATGATCTAACTCACGATGATTTGATACCCGGTAGCGATGGCCAACTCGTTTTATATAGCCGTAAGGATAGCAGTGAGTGCTATAACCAGGCTAGTGTAGAGTTTATCAACCGTGCAAATAGCTACGAGAAGGAAGTTGTATCCTTTGAGGTAGTTGCTGATGTACAACGTAATGGCTTACGTCCGGCTAGTGTAAAACAGGCGCATTATTTGTATACTAAGAAAAGGGCTATGTATCTAGCAGAACAGCTAGCTATGAAGCAGTTATATGCGAAGAATCAATATACCTTTAGATTAGATTGGGCTTTTTGCAGACTCGAACCAGGTGATTTAGTTACCCTTACTGATGATATTTGTCAGCTTAATAAGCAGGTTGTAGTCATTACAGCGGTGAATGAAGCTAATGACGGTCAGCTCGAGATTACAGCGGTGGGTAAACCACCTGGTACGTATGCACCGGCTAAATATGACGTGCATGAAAACGAACGGCCGTTTGTTGATTATAATCAGTCTGCACCAAGTATCATTAATTTGAGTATTATCCAAGCGCCTGGAGATATTGCGGGTGATGAGCTCTTACTGGGTGTTACGGCTCCTAATGGTTGGGGTGGTTGTAATGTATGGGTGTCGGACAGTGGTGATGCGTACAAACAAGTTGGTACGATTAATCAAAAAGCGCGCATGGGTAAGTTAGTCAGTGTATTAACCAGTACAGGTACGACATGCACTGTGAAAATGGAGCACGGCGAATTAAAAAGCGGTACCCATTTAGATGCAGAACGGGGTAACACGGTATGTTGGCTTAATGGCGAATGTTTATCATACGAAACGGCAACCTTACAGTCCAATGGCACTTATGTATTAGCTGGTTTAGTAAGAGGACAATATGGTACATCAGCATTAAGTCATAGTGCAGGGGCTGAAATAGTCCGAATTGATGAGGCGTTATTCAGGGCTCCATATCGCTCAGAGGATATAGGTAAAAAGATTTATATTAAATGTACATCTATGAATATCTTTGGGGGTCAAGAACAAGATTTAGCTGATGTACAGGTTTATACGCATGTTATTGGATCCTATTACATACCAGAGGTAAGCAATCTTACTTTGTATACTAAATATTACGATTTAGGGCGTGGCATTAAGAGTTATGATGTAATTGCTACTTATACCCCGCCTAATATTAGTAGTTTCGATACGGCGGAAGGTTGGTATCGAGAAGGTAACGGAGATTGGAAATATGGCGGCACAGGTAATGGGCAAGTCGTAATTAGCGGTTGTGAACTAGGTAAGACTTATGATGTACGCATCCAGGTAAAGGATATCCATGGTAATTACTCACAAGGCGTGACTAAATCTATTCAAGTGGTCATGAAGTCTGAAAAACCTAATACACCGCAAGGCTTTTCCGTGGCTTTCAGCGACAGGGCATATTTTAATTGGCTAGAAGTTCGTAATGCTGATGTAGATTACTATGAAGTGCGTAGCGATATGAATCCTGGCGAAGTCGATGGATTAATTGGTCGTAGTAATAATACAACCTTTAGTACAGATGCCTTAACAAACCGTAAAGGTAAGATTTATTTATACGCTCATAATCCGGTTAAAGGGTATAGTGCTCCTGCTATTGTTGAGTATAATGTGCCAAAACCACAACAACCTCAATTTGTACAAGCTAAGGCTAAATTAAATGGTATATCCATTGCATTTAGTGCCATACCAAGTAGTTGTAAGGGGGCTAATATCTATATTGATGATGAGGTGCATTTTGTTACTGCTAACTCCACCTTTATCGCTTTAGAGGGTGGTGTGTATGGCGTTAGAGTTGCTTATGTCGATATGTTTGGCGAGGGCGAGCAAACAGTAGAGCAATTGGTTACAGTTGAGCTTAAAATCGATGCCAAATATATTGACCAAGAGGCATTAGGGTTGGTTAAAATCAAAACAGCGATTAATGACATTGATAATAAAGTCAGTCAAGTGAGTGAGACTGGTAGTAATCAATATCAAGCTATAAATAATCGTATTACTAATATTGATAATAGAGTTGGTCTTGTAAGCTTGGAAACAGAGCAGGCATTAAATAGTCTTGACTCTCGTATCGCAACTTCCGCTAAAAAAATTGTGAGTTCTGAAGCAGGCGCAATTAATTCCCGTATAACTCAGTTAGATAATGCTGTTGATAGTCGTATTGATAACAAAATCGCTAATGTAAATTCCCGCATAACTCAGTTGGATAATATGATTAACGCTACAGTAGCAAATACTAAAGCAGGATTACAGTCACAAATCACGCAACAAGCAGGACTGATTGACACAGCAATAAAACAAGTCAAAGCTACAATAATTGATGCAACTAAACCGATTGACTTAAATAATTATATGGATGACGGATTGTATGTTGTGTATCAAAATATACAAGTGCCTAATGTACAACATAGGCCCGATGATTTAGGTAATGCATTTTACTTAAAAGTATATAGTGGCGTATATAAAGCACAGGATATCACGGAGTTTCACGGCAATACAAGCTGGCACAGATACTACAATGAGTATGGATGGACTGATTGGATTAAGAGTTCAAACGACCTTGGTGTTAAGAGTATGATTGAGACACGAGTAACCCAATCAGCAGATTCTATTACGGCGAGTGTTGATAATAAACTCAATGAGGTTAACTCTAGGATAACGTTGTTAGATGATACGATTAATGCTACGGTAGCAAATACTAAAGAGGGATTACAGTCACAAATCACGCAACAAGCAGGACTGATTGACACAGCAATAAAACAAGTTATAGCTACAATAATTGATGCAACTAAACCGATTGACTTAAATAATTATATGGATGACGGATTGTATGTTGTGTATCAAAATATACAAGTGCCTAATGTACAGCATAGACCTGATGATTTAGGTAATGCGTTTTACTTAAAAGTATATAGTGGCGTATATAAAGCACAGGATATCACGGAGTTTCACGGAAACACTTCTTGGCATAGGCATTACAATGAAAACGGATGGACTGGTTGGATTAAGAGTTCGAACGACCTTGGTGTTAAGAGTATGATTGAGACACGAGTAACTCAATCAGCAGATTCCATTACTGCCAGTGTTGATAACAAAATAGCTAATGTAAACTCTCGCATAACATTGCTAGATAATACAATCAATACTACAGTAACTAATAAAGTGGCTCAAATCGCATCGAGGTTTACTCAGCTAAGTGATAGTATTAACTTTAGGATTGATAGTAAAGTCGGCAAAAATGAAATCTTATCTCAAATAAATCTATCGCAAGAGACTATTAAAATAGCAGGTAAATACATAAAAATCGACGGCACAACCGAGTTTACCAATGGTGTAATTGTAGGTCGTATGCTCGCTGCTAAATCTATTACAGCGGATAAATTGGCTATTAACTCATTAGATGCCATTGTAGCAAGGATTGGTCTTTTACGGACTAAAACTAGTGGGGCTCGTGTTGAGATTAGTGATAATTTAATCCAAGTATTTGACGATAACAATCGATTGAGAGTGAGGATGGGCATATGGTAA
- a CDS encoding DUF2163 domain-containing protein encodes MKQVSEALEVHLNQEKSFLSCDLYELVLKSGVAYYWAITDVDVKLGGRTYRADGPIITRNQIKTSSTVSVDKLTVTINCNQEDRIGGVPIMAVAHNGGFDGATLKLRRAFFEDNGQVIDAIDLFEGLVEVKKGGGLTLQLDVKSTVQKLNVEYPVRRYYPQCPYCIYDSDCGVDIKRYRKRVKVTTVISAHEVRFDTTFADGYYNAGGIEWLDGPLVGQSTQIMRSQNNQIIFMSAADAMPQVNNEAYIYPGCDKTPATCKSKFNNFSRNRATPYVPLKESIR; translated from the coding sequence ATGAAACAAGTGAGTGAAGCATTAGAAGTGCATTTGAATCAAGAAAAATCATTTTTGAGTTGCGATTTGTACGAATTGGTACTCAAAAGTGGAGTAGCATATTATTGGGCAATTACAGATGTAGACGTAAAACTAGGTGGTAGGACGTATCGTGCTGATGGGCCAATCATTACTCGTAATCAGATTAAAACAAGCTCTACTGTGAGTGTAGATAAATTGACAGTCACGATTAATTGTAATCAAGAGGACCGTATTGGTGGTGTGCCAATTATGGCTGTGGCTCATAACGGTGGTTTTGACGGGGCTACATTAAAGCTTAGGAGGGCTTTTTTCGAGGATAATGGCCAAGTCATTGATGCGATTGATTTATTTGAGGGGCTTGTTGAGGTTAAAAAAGGTGGAGGTCTTACCTTACAACTCGATGTTAAATCTACAGTGCAAAAGCTTAATGTAGAGTATCCAGTACGTCGATATTATCCACAATGTCCATATTGTATTTATGACAGCGATTGTGGGGTAGATATTAAACGGTATCGCAAGCGTGTTAAGGTAACAACGGTTATTAGCGCTCATGAGGTGCGTTTTGATACGACATTTGCCGATGGATACTATAATGCAGGTGGCATTGAGTGGCTTGACGGTCCATTAGTTGGCCAATCTACTCAAATTATGCGGAGTCAAAATAATCAGATTATATTCATGAGTGCAGCAGATGCTATGCCGCAAGTTAATAATGAGGCATATATCTATCCTGGATGCGATAAAACGCCAGCAACATGCAAAAGCAAATTTAACAATTTTAGTCGCAACAGGGCTACACCGTACGTGCCACTTAAGGAGTCGATACGCTAA
- a CDS encoding NlpC/P60 family protein yields MGQGELIAKTALTWVGTPYMNYAMVKGRGVDCAHLILGVLLEAKLLHEGDLRIEAYSNEWHLHRSEEKFIKHIKKIAYEVTEPQIGDFLLYQYGRCISHGAILVGPNVVAHAFVDQGVILSKLDDVLFYDNACKSRLRKIYRFNGKGEP; encoded by the coding sequence ATGGGACAAGGAGAATTAATCGCTAAAACAGCGTTAACTTGGGTTGGGACCCCTTACATGAATTATGCGATGGTAAAAGGACGAGGTGTCGACTGTGCTCATCTTATTTTAGGTGTGTTACTAGAAGCTAAGCTATTGCACGAAGGGGATTTGCGTATAGAAGCTTACTCGAACGAATGGCATTTACATCGCTCAGAGGAAAAGTTTATAAAGCATATTAAGAAAATCGCCTATGAGGTAACTGAACCTCAGATTGGCGATTTTTTGCTATATCAATATGGGCGATGTATAAGTCATGGTGCTATTTTAGTTGGTCCTAATGTAGTAGCACATGCCTTTGTTGACCAAGGTGTTATTTTATCTAAACTTGATGATGTGCTGTTTTATGATAATGCATGTAAGAGCCGATTACGAAAGATTTATAGATTTAACGGAAAGGGGGAACCCTAA
- a CDS encoding tape measure protein → MAKHEINVKITADANNINNELSRLQKGLDKLDSKVSKPRVDADVKEANTKIKHLESEIKNLKSNNITMTLEAGKANSEIDQLKANIKALKSIKLNDTVKPIATEAKNATYEVSGLKSVLSSVRNAVVSAFAVSAITGFAKEALQASANLEILKKGLAFNLGSAGAEQLINDIKAIGEASAYDTNELMPMARAWVNIGDSAQSAAAKMQTIVDAGSAWGLTSEQIGRVNTALTQMQMKGKISAEEMMQLTEAGLPAWDLLSQKMGVSVADLQDMARGGDLTREAMSTLFDAMKEKTEGAAASLSDSLMGRFSNLQETITNSMAGVGDIISKAFDVPGILAEFSDLAEKAKGHIENIKANATNANIGDAILNEISLVSPAAGSMANTVVAVFVEIKQFVEENKTAVKDLIAVIASIATTVTVINAVKNGFIAAKMAALAFKAAVVANPILLAVSLIVAALVMLYMHWDEVKEVAIRCWDSINSWIDNTSKNIRNAVGGAIDWVSDKFNSLKQALAHPIDFIINKIESNSASTSAVKRKNGGIVGFASGGRVNGHGTGRSDSIPAMLSNGEYVINAKAVNTIGIPALNAINSGQVPTFSAGGFSEITHAFNVAKAGKEDKVQKIIFEIKSKANTSEISAYAKVLEKAKQQAEDVGNELAKYQSYAKKATEEAEKYAKTGEKTIAMKEKLTSIKQEIAKLQAPESGKSYGKPQLSEADKQAKIERLTQESINIKVNYEENKAEALAIAKSVADNKVAVEQAAQTAIAQIQSDALKTYYSRATVLEQAHLQEKLANQKTELSSYMSMMAEKDEVTGESYASILANEELLSQQRQIWHDQLMLQAVEWGDYMKALYTEMAIQLQDGLAAGLTDCIIKGQSLSETFKSLASSLMTTLIKGVLQKWIANLGIIQALNKATSQQSIQNARQEASAEAAKTGAMAANATAAVIESNPWAAPGAGALVAGQLSMAKLFAASAFASGGAVKGTGTSTSDSIPAMLSNGEYVINARAAQELGQPTLNMLNQGVIPTFSDGGDINRSSSFDSSIATQAPVTFNVSAIDAESFMSWLGSKGGQAIKQYLYDNNREFTAETGVW, encoded by the coding sequence ATGGCTAAGCATGAAATAAATGTAAAAATAACTGCAGATGCTAACAACATAAATAATGAGCTTAGTCGATTGCAAAAAGGCTTAGATAAACTAGATTCTAAAGTATCTAAACCACGTGTTGATGCTGATGTTAAAGAGGCCAATACTAAGATAAAACATCTGGAAAGTGAGATTAAGAATCTCAAAAGCAATAATATAACAATGACGCTTGAGGCAGGAAAAGCCAATAGTGAAATAGATCAATTAAAAGCGAATATTAAGGCCTTAAAATCGATAAAACTTAATGATACTGTAAAGCCTATTGCAACTGAGGCTAAAAATGCTACATATGAGGTGTCAGGACTTAAGAGCGTGTTAAGTAGTGTTAGAAATGCAGTGGTGAGTGCTTTTGCAGTTAGCGCTATTACTGGATTTGCTAAAGAAGCACTGCAAGCTAGTGCTAACCTTGAAATATTAAAAAAGGGACTTGCATTTAATCTTGGTAGTGCGGGGGCCGAACAGCTTATTAACGATATAAAAGCGATTGGAGAGGCATCAGCCTATGATACTAATGAGTTGATGCCAATGGCGCGCGCTTGGGTAAATATCGGTGATTCTGCACAGAGTGCAGCAGCTAAAATGCAAACTATAGTTGATGCTGGCTCTGCGTGGGGGTTAACATCCGAACAAATAGGCCGGGTAAATACAGCACTCACACAAATGCAAATGAAAGGCAAAATTTCTGCAGAAGAAATGATGCAATTGACAGAAGCGGGACTACCTGCTTGGGATTTATTGAGTCAAAAAATGGGTGTGTCAGTAGCTGACTTGCAGGATATGGCTAGAGGTGGAGATTTAACGCGAGAGGCCATGAGTACTTTATTCGATGCAATGAAGGAAAAAACAGAGGGAGCGGCTGCTTCGTTGAGTGATTCTTTGATGGGTAGATTTTCTAATCTGCAAGAAACGATTACTAATAGCATGGCTGGTGTTGGTGATATTATTAGTAAGGCTTTTGATGTCCCCGGTATTTTAGCAGAATTTTCAGATTTAGCAGAAAAAGCTAAGGGGCATATTGAAAATATTAAAGCAAATGCAACGAATGCTAATATTGGAGATGCCATTCTTAATGAAATTTCTCTTGTTAGCCCGGCAGCAGGATCTATGGCTAATACTGTAGTTGCAGTCTTTGTTGAAATAAAGCAATTTGTTGAAGAAAATAAGACGGCTGTGAAAGATTTAATTGCAGTTATTGCAAGTATTGCAACTACAGTTACGGTAATTAATGCGGTAAAGAATGGCTTTATTGCAGCAAAAATGGCCGCGTTAGCATTTAAAGCTGCGGTAGTTGCTAATCCTATATTATTAGCAGTAAGTCTTATTGTAGCAGCATTAGTGATGTTATATATGCACTGGGATGAAGTGAAGGAAGTTGCAATTCGCTGTTGGGACAGTATAAATAGCTGGATAGATAATACTTCTAAAAATATTAGAAATGCAGTTGGCGGAGCTATTGATTGGGTATCAGATAAATTCAATTCATTAAAACAAGCATTAGCACATCCTATTGATTTCATAATTAATAAAATTGAAAGTAATTCTGCTAGTACGAGTGCTGTTAAGCGTAAAAATGGCGGAATTGTCGGTTTTGCGAGTGGTGGGCGTGTTAATGGACACGGAACAGGGCGCTCAGATAGCATTCCTGCTATGTTATCCAATGGTGAATATGTAATTAATGCTAAGGCAGTTAATACTATTGGAATTCCAGCGTTAAATGCTATTAACTCAGGTCAGGTTCCTACTTTTTCGGCTGGTGGATTTAGTGAAATTACACATGCTTTTAACGTTGCAAAAGCTGGCAAAGAAGATAAAGTCCAGAAAATTATTTTTGAAATTAAGTCAAAAGCTAATACATCCGAAATTAGTGCGTATGCAAAAGTATTAGAAAAAGCAAAGCAACAAGCGGAAGATGTAGGGAATGAATTAGCTAAGTATCAATCTTACGCTAAAAAAGCGACAGAAGAAGCAGAGAAATATGCAAAAACTGGCGAAAAAACTATAGCCATGAAAGAAAAGTTAACAAGCATTAAACAGGAGATTGCTAAATTACAGGCTCCTGAATCAGGAAAATCATACGGTAAGCCACAACTATCTGAAGCAGATAAACAAGCTAAGATTGAACGCCTTACTCAGGAATCTATTAATATTAAAGTTAATTATGAGGAAAATAAAGCAGAAGCGTTAGCAATAGCTAAATCGGTAGCTGATAATAAAGTAGCTGTTGAACAAGCTGCACAAACTGCAATTGCTCAAATTCAAAGTGACGCGTTAAAAACATATTACAGCCGTGCAACTGTTTTGGAGCAGGCGCATTTACAAGAGAAGCTTGCAAATCAAAAAACAGAATTGTCTAGTTATATGAGTATGATGGCTGAAAAAGATGAGGTAACTGGTGAAAGTTATGCATCCATTCTCGCCAACGAAGAATTATTAAGTCAACAGCGACAAATTTGGCATGATCAGTTAATGTTACAAGCTGTTGAATGGGGCGATTATATGAAAGCCTTATATACTGAGATGGCCATTCAGTTGCAAGATGGTTTAGCTGCAGGACTTACTGATTGTATTATTAAAGGCCAAAGTTTGTCAGAAACCTTTAAAAGTTTAGCATCGTCGTTAATGACTACATTAATTAAAGGTGTATTGCAAAAATGGATTGCGAATCTAGGCATAATTCAGGCATTAAATAAAGCAACAAGTCAACAATCAATTCAAAATGCTAGACAAGAGGCAAGTGCAGAAGCAGCTAAAACGGGAGCTATGGCAGCTAATGCTACGGCGGCGGTGATTGAATCAAATCCTTGGGCAGCGCCTGGTGCAGGTGCATTAGTTGCAGGACAGCTTTCAATGGCTAAATTGTTCGCAGCTAGTGCGTTTGCTAGTGGTGGAGCTGTTAAAGGAACTGGCACTAGTACATCAGATAGCATTCCTGCTATGCTATCCAATGGTGAATATGTAATTAATGCTCGAGCAGCACAAGAGTTAGGACAACCAACGCTTAATATGCTTAATCAAGGAGTTATCCCTACTTTTTCAGATGGAGGCGATATTAATCGGTCGAGTAGTTTTGATAGTAGTATTGCAACTCAAGCTCCTGTTACATTTAATGTATCTGCTATAGATGCTGAATCTTTTATGTCTTGGTTAGGCTCGAAAGGTGGGCAAGCTATTAAACAATATTTATATGACAATAATCGAGAGTTTACAGCAGAAACGGGGGTATGGTAA
- a CDS encoding DUF2460 domain-containing protein, whose protein sequence is MAQLKKFPNINTLEWKSSKSQKWNTVVKTSGAGKVRTLTTWQRPQYTITTAFAYLTPAQYKTLMGFFASIKGGHQPFLWLDPEDYEEKGIRLGVGSDGRWQAMRRMGDYLEPVEYIENVVLYADGQKVGSVRVDKGLITTTATVSPTAIITADYKYYWKVRLSGDEFTAELQYKNIYKSKSMKLVTVR, encoded by the coding sequence ATGGCACAATTGAAGAAATTTCCAAACATTAATACCCTCGAATGGAAGAGTAGCAAATCTCAAAAGTGGAATACGGTAGTAAAGACATCCGGTGCGGGTAAAGTCCGCACCTTAACAACCTGGCAACGTCCACAATATACAATTACTACAGCTTTTGCTTATCTGACCCCGGCACAATATAAAACGCTCATGGGCTTTTTTGCTAGTATAAAAGGTGGACATCAACCCTTTTTATGGTTAGATCCAGAAGATTATGAGGAAAAGGGCATTAGGCTTGGTGTAGGCAGTGATGGTAGGTGGCAAGCCATGCGCAGGATGGGCGATTACCTAGAACCAGTAGAATACATTGAAAATGTAGTTTTATATGCTGATGGGCAAAAAGTAGGCAGTGTAAGGGTTGATAAAGGGTTAATCACTACAACGGCTACCGTATCACCTACCGCTATTATCACGGCAGATTATAAGTACTACTGGAAAGTTAGGTTAAGTGGTGATGAGTTTACGGCTGAGTTGCAATATAAGAACATTTATAAATCTAAATCAATGAAGTTGGTGACGGTACGATGA